One window of the Thermococcus sp. P6 genome contains the following:
- the iorA gene encoding indolepyruvate ferredoxin oxidoreductase subunit alpha — MAKVTDMVLWDKPGEKVLLLGNQAIARGALEANIAVYAAYPGTPSSELTDTMAIVAKKAGVYMEYSANEKVAFETALAAAWSGLRAMTAMKHVGLNVAADTFLSSVGMGVEGGFVIMVADDPSMWSSQNEQDTRVYGKFANVPVLEPSSPQEAKEMTKYAFELSEKFKHFVILRTTTRSSHARGGVELGELPEEIKAGKRKFGKFKKDPNRFVDVPSNARKFHPIVLEKIEKIREEFNEMPFNWIEGDEKAKVGIIAPGLSYAYVKEALAWLGVENVKVLKLGTPFPVPYGLLERFFDGLEKVLIVEELEPVVEEQVKTWAYDRQIRIPIHGKDLVPRVYEMTTRRAVTAIAKFLGLETPVDYEELDSRYEKALKLVPPRPPSLCPACPHRNSFYAIKKATHSRGIYPSDIGCYTLGLLPPLNAVDTTVAMGASIGIAHGLEIAQNGSLSEEARKGGKKIVVATIGDSTFFHTGLPALANAIYNRSNVLVVVLDNLVTAMTGDQPNPSTGQTPHGVGKRIPIEDVAKAMGADFVAVVDPYDIKKTYETIKKALEVEGVSVVVSRQVCALYRVGQMRRRGEKWPVYYVDEEACTGCKICINAYGCPAIYWDAEKKQARIEPSMCWGCGGCAQICPFGAFKPVEGGDE, encoded by the coding sequence ATGGCGAAGGTTACGGACATGGTGTTGTGGGACAAGCCGGGGGAGAAGGTTCTCCTGCTCGGGAATCAGGCCATAGCAAGGGGTGCCTTGGAGGCGAACATAGCCGTTTACGCCGCCTACCCCGGAACGCCGAGTTCCGAGCTAACTGATACGATGGCCATCGTAGCCAAGAAAGCCGGGGTCTACATGGAGTACTCCGCCAACGAGAAGGTGGCCTTTGAGACGGCTCTGGCGGCGGCCTGGAGCGGTCTGAGGGCGATGACCGCAATGAAGCACGTTGGACTCAACGTTGCTGCAGACACCTTCCTGAGCTCCGTTGGGATGGGGGTCGAGGGTGGCTTCGTCATAATGGTCGCCGACGATCCGAGCATGTGGAGCAGCCAGAACGAGCAGGATACGAGGGTTTACGGGAAGTTCGCCAACGTCCCCGTTCTCGAACCGAGCTCCCCTCAGGAAGCCAAGGAGATGACGAAGTACGCCTTTGAGCTGAGCGAGAAGTTCAAGCACTTCGTGATTCTGAGGACGACCACGAGGAGCTCCCACGCAAGGGGTGGCGTTGAACTTGGAGAACTCCCGGAGGAGATAAAGGCCGGAAAGAGGAAGTTCGGGAAGTTCAAAAAGGACCCAAACAGGTTCGTTGACGTTCCCTCAAACGCCAGAAAGTTCCACCCGATAGTCCTTGAAAAGATCGAGAAGATCCGCGAGGAGTTCAACGAGATGCCCTTTAACTGGATCGAGGGGGACGAGAAAGCGAAGGTTGGAATAATAGCCCCCGGTCTTTCCTACGCCTACGTGAAGGAAGCCCTCGCATGGCTCGGCGTTGAGAACGTTAAGGTCCTGAAGCTTGGAACACCCTTCCCGGTTCCCTACGGCCTGCTCGAAAGGTTCTTTGACGGCCTCGAGAAGGTCCTCATCGTTGAGGAGCTCGAACCGGTCGTTGAGGAGCAGGTCAAGACGTGGGCCTACGACAGGCAGATAAGAATCCCGATCCATGGAAAGGACCTCGTGCCGAGGGTCTACGAGATGACGACGAGGAGGGCCGTCACTGCCATAGCGAAGTTCCTTGGCCTTGAGACGCCGGTTGATTACGAGGAGCTCGACTCCAGATACGAGAAGGCCCTGAAGCTGGTTCCCCCGAGGCCGCCCTCACTCTGTCCCGCGTGCCCCCACAGGAACAGCTTCTACGCCATAAAGAAGGCCACCCACAGCAGGGGCATCTACCCGAGCGACATAGGATGCTACACCCTCGGATTGTTGCCACCGTTGAACGCAGTTGACACGACGGTGGCCATGGGGGCCTCGATAGGCATAGCCCACGGTCTCGAGATAGCCCAGAACGGAAGCCTGAGCGAGGAGGCGAGGAAGGGAGGTAAGAAGATAGTCGTGGCGACCATAGGTGACTCCACCTTCTTCCACACGGGCCTTCCGGCACTGGCGAACGCGATATACAACCGCTCCAACGTGCTCGTGGTGGTTCTCGATAACCTCGTTACGGCCATGACGGGCGACCAGCCCAACCCGAGCACCGGCCAGACACCGCACGGTGTGGGTAAGAGGATCCCCATAGAGGACGTCGCAAAGGCCATGGGGGCCGATTTCGTGGCGGTGGTTGACCCCTACGACATCAAGAAAACCTACGAAACCATCAAGAAGGCCCTCGAGGTTGAAGGTGTCAGCGTCGTCGTTTCGAGGCAGGTCTGCGCCCTCTACAGGGTCGGCCAGATGAGGAGAAGGGGCGAGAAGTGGCCTGTTTATTACGTGGACGAAGAGGCCTGTACGGGCTGTAAGATCTGTATAAACGCCTACGGCTGTCCGGCAATCTACTGGGATGCGGAAAAGAAGCAGGCGAGGATAGAGCCCAGCATGTGCTGGGGTTGCGGAGGCTGCGCCCAGATCTGTCCATTCGGAGCCTTTAAGCCCGTGGAGGGGGGAGATGAATGA
- a CDS encoding indolepyruvate oxidoreductase subunit beta, with translation MKEYSIVITGVGGQGVLTAANILGWAALNAGYNVRMGEVHGMSQRFGSVVSYVRFGEDVYGSMVPEGKGDVILSFEPVEALRYVNHLKYGGMAVVNTKPIVPVQVSMGKASYPEIEEIRAIFEKDWGAKWIGFNAEELAVKAGHVITTNTVLIGALTQIPGFPLGEEHVREVIALSVPPKAVDMNMKAFELGVKAAREILKL, from the coding sequence ATGAAGGAGTATAGCATCGTGATTACGGGTGTGGGCGGTCAGGGCGTTCTCACCGCGGCGAACATCCTCGGCTGGGCGGCTTTAAACGCCGGCTACAACGTGAGGATGGGAGAGGTCCACGGAATGAGCCAGCGCTTTGGGAGCGTCGTTTCCTACGTGCGCTTCGGTGAGGACGTCTACGGCTCGATGGTCCCGGAAGGAAAGGGAGATGTCATACTCTCCTTTGAGCCCGTTGAAGCCCTGCGCTACGTAAACCACCTTAAGTACGGCGGCATGGCCGTCGTGAACACCAAACCCATCGTGCCCGTTCAGGTGTCCATGGGAAAGGCCAGCTACCCGGAAATCGAGGAGATCAGGGCGATCTTTGAAAAGGACTGGGGGGCGAAGTGGATAGGCTTTAACGCGGAGGAACTGGCGGTAAAAGCGGGGCACGTCATCACCACGAACACCGTTCTCATTGGAGCGTTAACCCAGATACCGGGGTTCCCGCTGGGCGAGGAACACGTCAGGGAAGTGATAGCGCTCAGCGTCCCGCCGAAGGCCGTGGATATGAACATGAAGGCCTTTGAGCTCGGCGTTAAGGCGGCCCGGGAGATACTGAAGCTCTAA
- a CDS encoding TATA-box-binding protein, whose product MVDMSGVKLRIENIVASVDLFTQLNLEKVIEICPNSKYNPEEFPGVICRLEEPKVALLVFGSGKLVVTGAKSVEDIEKAVNMLIQMLKKVGAKFSRAPQIDIQNMVFSGDLGREFNLDVVALSLPNCEYEPEQFPGVIYRVKDPRTVILLFSSGKIVCSGAKSERHAWEAVRKIIHELEKYDLLREEEEEEW is encoded by the coding sequence TTGGTTGACATGAGCGGTGTAAAGCTCAGAATCGAGAACATCGTGGCTTCTGTTGATCTTTTTACGCAGCTGAACCTTGAGAAGGTTATAGAGATATGCCCCAACTCCAAGTACAACCCTGAGGAGTTCCCCGGGGTCATATGCCGCCTTGAGGAGCCCAAGGTGGCCCTTCTCGTATTCGGCTCCGGAAAGCTGGTCGTGACGGGTGCCAAGAGCGTTGAGGACATAGAGAAGGCCGTCAACATGCTCATTCAGATGCTCAAAAAGGTCGGGGCAAAGTTCAGCCGCGCACCCCAGATAGACATCCAGAACATGGTCTTCAGCGGTGATCTGGGGAGGGAGTTCAACCTCGATGTCGTCGCCCTGAGCCTCCCCAACTGCGAGTACGAACCCGAGCAGTTCCCGGGTGTAATCTACCGCGTTAAGGACCCAAGGACGGTGATACTGCTCTTCTCGTCGGGAAAGATAGTCTGCTCCGGGGCCAAGAGCGAGCGCCACGCATGGGAAGCCGTCAGGAAGATCATCCACGAGCTGGAGAAATACGACCTCCTCAGGGAAGAAGAGGAAGAGGAGTGGTGA
- a CDS encoding DUF356 domain-containing protein, translating into MRNTMVLVRTDDFQKASIALSDLVRYGGMEIRGDPRIISPALSDWAFEKISGEKPRKRFRAHVIAQINLPPAKAIGRLTDIHPPAHVLVIPPDSEVWEELMRLWGTFKKLRGFHPPKRRKAGGSGEASEKF; encoded by the coding sequence ATGAGAAACACGATGGTTCTGGTGAGAACCGATGACTTTCAGAAGGCGAGCATAGCGCTCTCCGACCTCGTCCGCTACGGCGGGATGGAGATACGCGGTGATCCAAGGATCATCTCCCCGGCACTCTCCGACTGGGCCTTCGAAAAAATAAGCGGCGAGAAACCGAGGAAACGCTTCAGGGCTCACGTGATAGCCCAGATAAACCTGCCACCGGCGAAGGCCATAGGCAGGCTTACGGACATACATCCGCCCGCCCACGTCCTCGTCATTCCACCCGATTCAGAGGTCTGGGAGGAATTGATGCGCCTCTGGGGCACCTTTAAAAAACTCCGCGGTTTCCACCCACCGAAGAGGAGGAAGGCTGGAGGATCCGGGGAAGCATCGGAGAAGTTTTAG
- a CDS encoding multiprotein bridging factor aMBF1, whose product MGKAKPRYCEICGAPIRGEGHKIRIEGAEVLVCDRCYERYARKKPGTFSTMPTGRRPLRRVQSRPSRAGAGRGRRERPLYTEEIVEDYAERVYRAIQRSGKTYKELSHEIGLSVNDLRAIAHGHREPTIKEARKLERYFGITLIEQAEGTVEERPSIPRDYEPTLGDMANIRIKKRKK is encoded by the coding sequence ATGGGAAAGGCCAAACCAAGGTACTGCGAGATATGCGGGGCTCCGATAAGGGGAGAGGGTCACAAGATAAGGATCGAGGGGGCCGAGGTCCTTGTCTGCGACAGATGTTACGAGAGGTACGCCCGAAAGAAGCCCGGAACCTTCAGCACCATGCCCACGGGGAGAAGGCCCCTCAGGAGGGTGCAATCGAGGCCCTCGAGGGCAGGGGCTGGCAGAGGGAGGAGGGAAAGGCCTCTCTACACCGAGGAGATAGTTGAGGATTACGCCGAGCGCGTTTACAGGGCCATACAGCGGTCGGGCAAGACCTACAAGGAGCTTTCCCATGAGATAGGCCTGTCCGTGAACGACCTAAGGGCGATAGCCCACGGCCATCGCGAGCCGACGATAAAGGAGGCCCGAAAACTGGAGAGATACTTCGGGATAACGCTGATCGAACAGGCCGAAGGCACCGTGGAGGAGAGGCCCTCGATTCCCCGGGACTACGAGCCGACACTTGGCGACATGGCCAACATCAGGATCAAGAAGAGGAAGAAGTGA
- a CDS encoding GNAT family N-acetyltransferase: MEDVKIERLKKLDRETLELLVGIYMRGYEGMRQYGGEGEDYARRYLRWCWGKAKDGFFVAKVGDRIAGFIVCDADWYSKYEKGTVGAIHEFVVDSGFQGHGIGRKLMEKCMEYLGKHNDRVELWVGEKNRKAMEFYREYGFRRGGQSGIWVRMVKDLK; this comes from the coding sequence ATGGAAGACGTGAAGATAGAGCGGCTCAAAAAGCTCGATCGGGAAACCCTCGAGTTACTCGTTGGTATCTACATGCGCGGTTACGAGGGAATGCGCCAGTACGGGGGAGAGGGCGAGGACTACGCCAGGCGCTACCTGAGGTGGTGCTGGGGCAAAGCGAAGGATGGCTTCTTCGTGGCGAAGGTCGGCGATCGGATAGCGGGGTTTATAGTCTGCGACGCCGACTGGTACAGCAAGTACGAGAAAGGAACCGTCGGGGCCATCCACGAGTTCGTGGTCGATAGCGGGTTTCAGGGGCACGGAATAGGCCGTAAGCTGATGGAGAAGTGCATGGAGTACCTTGGAAAGCACAACGACAGGGTGGAGCTGTGGGTCGGAGAGAAAAACAGAAAAGCCATGGAGTTCTACAGGGAATACGGCTTCAGACGGGGGGGACAGAGCGGGATATGGGTGCGAATGGTTAAGGACCTGAAATGA
- a CDS encoding Zn-ribbon domain-containing OB-fold protein: protein MARPMQVSRYWRHFREKYRLIGGRCENGHVHFPKRPVCPVCGSKNIEEVELSGRGKVISWTIVRNPPSGFEYYKPFPLALVELEEGPVVLAQLTDVDPEEIDFGMEVEVVTRKLREFEEDGIILYGYKFRPPVK from the coding sequence ATGGCCCGTCCAATGCAGGTTTCCAGATACTGGAGGCACTTCCGCGAGAAGTACAGGCTCATAGGGGGAAGGTGCGAGAACGGACACGTCCACTTCCCAAAGAGGCCGGTGTGCCCGGTCTGTGGCTCGAAGAACATCGAAGAGGTCGAACTGAGCGGAAGGGGTAAGGTTATCAGCTGGACGATCGTCAGGAACCCGCCGAGCGGTTTCGAGTACTACAAACCCTTCCCGCTGGCGCTCGTGGAACTCGAGGAAGGCCCCGTGGTGCTGGCCCAGCTCACCGACGTCGATCCGGAGGAGATAGACTTCGGCATGGAGGTTGAGGTCGTTACGAGAAAGCTGAGGGAGTTCGAGGAGGACGGCATAATCCTCTACGGCTACAAGTTCAGGCCGCCCGTGAAGTGA
- a CDS encoding thiolase domain-containing protein, which produces MRKAVIIGAGMTPVGEHWKLGLRDMAVEALLNAMEDAGVDKVDSLYVGNMLSGSFVEQENLGALIADWAGLGNIPAVKVEAACASGGAAVQEGVKAVLSGLEDTVAVVGVEKMMDAWPSDATRYLGYAADADWELFHGASFVALNALVMRYYMKTYGYTEEDLAYFAVNAHANGAKNPYAMFKRPIKVETVLKSPYVADPIKLFDASPICDGAASVIITTPEKAKELGVPKEKWVEVAGMGRAIDTINLANREDLLSLKAAKVAAERAYKMAGVEANDIDFFEVHDAFTIMAALSLEALGVAKKGEGAKLAREGQIAIDADYPIQTMGGLKSRGHPVGATGVYQTVEAVLQLRGEAPNQVPDAEVGLTQNIGGTGSNITVNVLRRV; this is translated from the coding sequence ATGAGGAAGGCCGTTATAATAGGTGCCGGCATGACGCCGGTTGGCGAGCACTGGAAACTCGGATTGAGGGATATGGCGGTTGAAGCTTTGCTCAACGCCATGGAAGACGCAGGAGTGGATAAGGTTGACTCCCTCTACGTCGGGAACATGCTCTCCGGTTCCTTCGTAGAGCAGGAGAACCTCGGTGCCCTCATAGCGGACTGGGCCGGTCTGGGCAACATCCCGGCCGTAAAGGTCGAAGCGGCCTGCGCCAGCGGTGGGGCAGCGGTTCAGGAGGGCGTTAAAGCCGTTCTCAGCGGGCTTGAGGATACCGTCGCGGTCGTCGGCGTCGAGAAGATGATGGATGCGTGGCCGAGCGATGCTACCCGCTACCTCGGTTACGCTGCGGATGCCGATTGGGAGCTCTTCCACGGTGCGAGTTTCGTGGCTTTGAACGCGCTCGTAATGCGCTACTACATGAAGACCTACGGTTACACCGAAGAGGATCTGGCCTACTTCGCCGTCAACGCCCACGCCAACGGTGCAAAGAACCCCTACGCAATGTTCAAGAGGCCGATCAAAGTTGAGACGGTTCTCAAGAGCCCCTACGTGGCGGATCCGATCAAGCTCTTCGATGCTTCACCCATCTGCGACGGAGCCGCCTCCGTCATAATCACAACCCCTGAGAAGGCAAAGGAACTCGGCGTCCCGAAGGAAAAGTGGGTCGAAGTGGCCGGGATGGGAAGGGCCATAGACACGATAAACCTGGCCAACAGGGAGGACCTGCTGAGCCTGAAGGCCGCGAAGGTGGCTGCCGAGAGGGCGTATAAGATGGCCGGCGTTGAGGCAAACGACATCGACTTCTTCGAGGTCCACGATGCCTTCACGATTATGGCAGCCCTCAGCCTGGAGGCCCTTGGCGTGGCAAAGAAGGGGGAGGGCGCAAAGCTCGCCAGAGAGGGGCAGATAGCCATCGACGCAGACTATCCAATACAAACGATGGGCGGGTTGAAGTCCCGCGGTCACCCGGTGGGTGCCACGGGCGTCTACCAGACCGTCGAGGCCGTTCTCCAGCTTCGCGGTGAGGCCCCGAACCAGGTGCCGGACGCTGAGGTTGGACTGACCCAGAACATAGGTGGAACCGGTTCGAACATAACCGTTAACGTTCTCAGGAGGGTGTGA
- a CDS encoding hydroxymethylglutaryl-CoA synthase: MKKLLRPKREIGIVGYGAYVPRYRIKSEEIGRVWGINSFPIEEKSVPGLDEDALTIGIEAARNALKRARIDPGLIRAVWFGSESKPYAVKPTGTVIAEAIGATPDVSTADFEFACKAGTEALQTAIGAVGSEMMDYAMAIGADTSQGRPGDHLEFTASAGGAAFVLGPKGPDTVAYFEGSYSYVTDTPDFWRRQHEHYPRHGNRFTGEPAYFHHLINAAKTLMEELGLKPEDFDYAVFHQPNVKFPLTAAKILGIPKEKVLPGLLSGVIGNTYSGSTLVGVSAVLDVAKPGDRILWVSFGSGAGSDAFSLVVQDAIEEKRDLAPKTMDYVNRKKYIDYALYAKARRKYIV; this comes from the coding sequence ATGAAAAAGCTCCTGAGGCCAAAACGTGAAATCGGCATCGTGGGCTACGGTGCCTACGTTCCGAGGTATAGAATAAAGAGCGAGGAGATAGGAAGGGTCTGGGGGATCAACAGCTTTCCAATAGAGGAAAAGTCCGTTCCGGGTCTTGACGAGGATGCGCTCACGATAGGAATCGAAGCCGCAAGAAACGCCCTCAAAAGGGCCCGTATAGATCCGGGGCTCATAAGGGCCGTGTGGTTCGGTAGCGAGAGCAAGCCCTACGCGGTCAAGCCAACGGGGACGGTGATAGCCGAGGCGATAGGGGCAACCCCGGACGTTAGCACCGCGGACTTCGAGTTCGCCTGCAAGGCCGGAACCGAGGCGCTCCAGACTGCCATAGGTGCGGTGGGTTCGGAGATGATGGATTACGCCATGGCCATAGGGGCCGACACCTCGCAGGGAAGGCCCGGCGATCACCTCGAGTTCACGGCTTCCGCGGGAGGAGCCGCTTTTGTGCTCGGTCCGAAGGGCCCCGACACGGTGGCTTATTTCGAGGGAAGCTACTCCTACGTTACGGACACGCCCGACTTCTGGAGGAGGCAGCACGAGCACTACCCGAGGCATGGGAACCGCTTCACGGGCGAACCCGCTTACTTCCACCATCTGATCAACGCGGCAAAGACCCTCATGGAGGAGCTTGGCCTTAAACCAGAGGACTTCGATTACGCCGTCTTCCACCAGCCCAACGTCAAGTTCCCGCTTACGGCCGCCAAGATCCTCGGGATTCCGAAGGAGAAGGTCCTTCCCGGACTGCTCTCGGGAGTAATAGGGAACACCTACAGTGGATCCACCCTCGTTGGGGTCAGCGCCGTTCTGGACGTTGCAAAGCCCGGCGACAGGATCCTGTGGGTCAGCTTTGGAAGCGGAGCCGGAAGCGATGCCTTTTCACTGGTCGTTCAGGACGCGATCGAGGAGAAGCGCGATCTGGCACCTAAGACCATGGACTACGTGAACAGGAAGAAGTACATCGACTACGCCCTCTACGCCAAGGCGAGGAGAAAGTACATCGTGTGA
- a CDS encoding TIGR00266 family protein, whose product MKYEILHRPSFSLLEVELENGEAVQAEAGAMVHMSPNVRIETKARGGVFGALKRSILTKESFFINLFRAEGGKGLIGLAPPYMGDIKAFELDGTLYAQSGAFLASSEGVNIDTKWGGARSFFGREGLFLLKMTGRGTVFLSSFGAIYRKELHNERFVIDTGHMVAFSEGLNFRIKRVGGLKSTLFSGEGLVAEFEGTGTLYIQTRSMDSFLSWLIPYLPKKD is encoded by the coding sequence ATGAAGTACGAGATTCTGCACAGACCGAGCTTCAGCCTCCTCGAGGTTGAGCTTGAGAACGGAGAGGCCGTACAGGCTGAAGCCGGGGCGATGGTGCACATGAGCCCGAACGTTAGGATAGAGACAAAGGCCAGGGGAGGAGTTTTCGGCGCCCTCAAGAGGAGCATACTCACGAAAGAAAGCTTCTTCATAAACCTCTTCAGGGCCGAGGGAGGGAAGGGCCTTATAGGCCTCGCACCGCCTTACATGGGTGACATAAAGGCCTTTGAGCTGGACGGCACACTTTACGCCCAGAGCGGGGCCTTTCTGGCGAGCTCGGAAGGGGTAAACATAGACACGAAATGGGGCGGGGCCAGAAGCTTCTTCGGAAGGGAAGGGCTCTTCCTGCTCAAGATGACCGGGAGGGGAACCGTCTTCCTCTCGAGCTTCGGGGCCATCTACAGGAAGGAGCTCCACAACGAAAGGTTCGTTATAGACACCGGGCACATGGTGGCCTTCAGCGAGGGTCTGAACTTCAGGATCAAACGCGTTGGCGGGCTGAAGAGCACACTGTTCAGCGGAGAGGGGCTTGTGGCCGAGTTCGAGGGCACCGGGACTCTTTACATCCAGACGAGAAGCATGGACAGCTTTTTGAGCTGGCTTATCCCCTATCTCCCCAAGAAGGATTAA
- a CDS encoding fibrillarin-like rRNA/tRNA 2'-O-methyltransferase, with product MKIREHEFPGVYVFVDEDGSEKIATKNLVPGQRVYGERVVNWNREEYRIWNPRRSKLAAALLNGLRNFPIKPGSRVLYLGVASGTTASHVSDIVGPEGMVFGVEFSPRVLRELVPLVDERRNLVPILGDATKPEGYRALVPKVDVIFEDVAQPSQAKILVDNAKAYLKRGGYGMISVKSRSIDVTKSPEQVFNEVEKELAEYFEIVERISLEPYEKDHALFVVRKP from the coding sequence ATGAAGATCAGGGAGCATGAATTTCCCGGAGTTTACGTCTTCGTTGATGAGGACGGTAGCGAGAAGATAGCGACGAAGAACCTCGTTCCCGGCCAGAGGGTTTACGGGGAGAGGGTAGTAAACTGGAACAGGGAGGAGTACCGTATCTGGAACCCGAGACGCTCAAAGCTGGCTGCGGCCCTGCTCAACGGGCTCAGGAACTTTCCGATAAAACCCGGTTCAAGGGTCCTCTACCTCGGGGTCGCGAGCGGAACAACGGCTTCGCACGTCAGCGACATCGTGGGTCCTGAGGGAATGGTTTTTGGAGTCGAGTTCTCGCCGAGGGTTCTGAGGGAGCTCGTCCCTCTGGTTGACGAGAGAAGGAACCTGGTCCCGATACTCGGCGATGCAACAAAGCCCGAAGGTTACCGTGCCCTCGTCCCGAAGGTTGACGTCATATTCGAGGACGTGGCCCAGCCGTCGCAGGCGAAGATACTCGTGGACAACGCAAAGGCCTACCTGAAGAGGGGCGGATACGGTATGATATCCGTCAAGAGCAGGAGCATCGACGTCACGAAGTCACCGGAGCAGGTCTTCAACGAGGTGGAGAAGGAGCTGGCAGAGTACTTTGAGATAGTGGAGCGTATATCCCTTGAGCCCTACGAGAAGGACCACGCGCTCTTCGTCGTCAGAAAACCCTGA